Genomic segment of Apium graveolens cultivar Ventura chromosome 7, ASM990537v1, whole genome shotgun sequence:
AGCTCAGTTTTACCAATTGTTGCAAAGGAATGAAATAAACAGTCAAGTGTAGTAGTATGCAAGAACAGATGCTCCTGTTCCGAATAAAACTTGGGGTTTGATGTTTACAAATTCATTAGAATTATGGCCCTTATTCTCACAATTTGGGAAGAAAAGGCCCAAAATCTCACTGATGTTATAAAATGGCCTTTTATATCACTCACAAACGTGATATTTAGTTGCGTTTATAATATATACAGAACGTTAGAGCTAGCTCAGTGGTAAGGTGGTACATTTTGGAGCTCTGTGTCCGGAGCGATGGAGGTTCAACTCCCATGGATAGCAAATCAATTTTCTGAATTAATACTAACACAAGTAACAATGCGTTGGCTTTGCACAAACGCATCAAAAGAATGCGTTTCATAATTAACGCAATATTAAAGTGCGTTTTTTgatttaattcaaaaaataataaagataattatcaccataGGACTCAAGAAATAGTTGCATTTTTGTGCTGGATAAGAAACACAAAAAAATATTACGTTTTTGAGTGATATAAAGGGCGTTTGTGAAATTTTGGGTCTTTTTTTCTCAAATTGTGATACTAAGGGTCATTACCCAGCAGAGCAATCATATATACTCTTTTGTGACACCAGATCCAGTCTATTTTTTGTTATGATCTTCTATGTTAATAAATCTCATATCTTCCATCTGGTTAATTGAGTAAGAAATCTAAGTTGATACAATTTTTTTCCTAGGGTGAATTCCCACCAGCATCATGAAAACCCATATTTGCAATttgttaaaaaaatttaaaacatgAACCTCTCGGTAAAGCCCACATTTCCGTTTTCTTGATTCATAGGTACATTTTCGCAAACATGTTGAAGGCTGCTCCGTTTCTTGGTAGAATATTTTTCATGGGTTGTTGGGTTTTGATCATTACTTGGTCAATTTATAAATTAAAGCATTGACCAATTTATAAATTAAAGCattgtgtgtatgtgtgtgtgagaTCAGTTTCAGGAGGTGTAAGGACTATGATTGAATGTAACGATGGTCTCTTGGTATTTTGCTATAAATGTTCAATCTATTAGCAGAGAGATTCGAGGGATTGCGGGATAAAAAAACAAAGGAgctgaaaaaaagaaaaaaatacgTAGAAGATTGACGGGAATTGCCAAGTTAGACAACCGAGATTTTCGTTTATATAGATATAAGATACAGATCTTTTTGATGTTTTATGCATATTTTAACGTGAATAAAAAGCATAACTCcacaaattatttttaaaattcttttttcctaataaaagtatatatattaaattttaattcaagaaaagaaaaattagaaaaaaatatgtGGAATTATGATTTTTATACATCTTAAAATACGCTTAGAAAGTCAAATGGACTTGTATTTTGGAACAAAGGGAGTATTTAATTCTCGTTGCATAATTTTTATTTACTTAAATTTGATTCCTTCATTAAGTCTGGTTTATTTTGAGAAATTATCAAAAATGCTAACAAAAAATTGAGTTTCTTTATAATTTTACTGTTTGTTTAAAAACTATTGGTAAAAATGCTGTTGGTAgtcaaaattaattaatttacTTTTACGTTTTTGTGAAAATAATTGAGGTTGTATTTGTATTTGGTTATAGGCATTACAATTAGTTGCAAACtcgtatttttttaaaaaaaagtagAAATTTGTATTTTTTTTCTACATAAATAagattcatatttttcataaaaaattCACCCAGTTTTTTATCTTTATTTGAATCAACCAACAAAATCGATAATAATAAACGGGAAATCAAACTAACGGGCAATAAGATAACTCAAGTGGACATATACGATTATTAAAAAAAGCACGTGACATTAAAATTTAAGTTGAATGGGAACAACTTTTTCGTAAGAGAAATGCTCGGGAtcccaattttttttttaaataatgatGTGTCATGCAtaaatggtaactttctttaataATAATATGAGATCAAGTGTGTGTAAATATAAATCTCAAatcaaaatttgaaaaaaaattggGAAAAATATTCGAGAAACCTAGCATTACTCTTTTGGTAAAGCATTTTGTTGGAATTCAAGGAACTATGCAAGTTAAGCTCATAAACAAAAAATATAGGAAACATTGTTACAAAGCAATTTTCGTTAGGAATGTAAATGCAACGGATGAAAATCCTTTGCCATGTATCATCTACCAAATTTTGTTTCTCTCAAGATTATTGTCCAATAAATGTCATTGGACATTAAACTGCTCCATTTACATTCCTTTTCTTGATCAGGTGCTTTAATTATTCCTCATCTTAATCAGGCCTTAATTATTCTGCCTTCACTGATTTGTGGTTTTGTTTGTTTGGGTTGTGATCAGATTATACGATGGCCAGTTGCCAAACCTATTCTGCTCATGATTTCGTTGTCAAGGTTCTTTCTTTTACTGCACCCCTGCTCTGTTTGCATGCTTTAATAAGTGTGAGTCTGTGCGCGCGCGTGTGTTTTATCTGGTTACGGATTAAATTTTCGTGTTTGTGTTTACGTGCATTTCGAATTAATGTAATCTTGCGtttgttgttattattgttgaTATGATATTCTTTGTTCACTTGTTTCCTATTAGCCTAATGTTGAGtttgttgttattattgttgaTATGATATTCTTTGTTCACTTGTTTCCTATTAGCCTCTGGACTTTGATAAATTTTTCTTTAGGTTTTTTTTACGAGTTTCTCTATTTTTCGTTTACTGATTATTCATTTATTCATTGTTTTAGATATCAATGGGAGTTTGCAAAAAAGTTTAAATTTTATAATTCTAGTTTAGGATTTACGAACATATATAGGCTGATAATGTACAACGAAATGATCTCGTTGCAAATTTAAATAATGTATATAGCATAAATTACCGTCCGAAAATGTATATATGATGTAATGAAGGATATAAGATGAAGTAGTTCGAATTTTAACTCAATTGTCGATAAAAATGTTTCATTTTGTGCCTTAAATATCTACTATCTTATGTTAAGGACACCTTGGCGTTGGAACTGGTAGAATGGCTTAAACTGCAGAAACCATGGGCTTTAAACTCAGGCAAAGATCATGTCTTTGTTTTGGGTAAAGTTTTTGGAGAAGAGATGATTCTCCATGGGGAAGTACATTTTTGAATCTTGAAGAAATGCAAAACCCAATAAAGCTACTGATTGAAAGGCAACCTTGGCATGTTAATGACATTGGAATACCACATCCTACCTACTTCCATCCTCACTCCGATGAAGATATCATCTCATGGCAATTCAAGATCATCCAATCAAGCCGAAACAACCTCGTTAGCTTTGCAGGAGGTGCAAGACCAGATTCTCCAGACAGTATAAGATCAGTGCTGATCAACCAATGCACTTTAGCAAGTACTGGAACATGCAAGTTTCATCCATTCTTTATACTAACACTCAAACCACTCTCGTTGCAATCGTCTCAAGAGCGTCACAAATCACATTACAGGTGTTTCATCCTTACAACTTAAATAGCACTACTTAATAATATGTTAGACATTGCCCTTAAGTTTATTCGTTTTTTACATTTCTAATATGTTAGACATATCTTTCTTGGTTACAGAAAAATGCAGTATTATGTTATTTATTTTAGCTAAAAATTTAAGACAAGAGCTCATCTAACAGAACATTATCAGGAAAATGCAGTATCTAGGCGTCCAATATGCAGAATGTTTATAGGCTCGGAAATGGAAAAAAATTTCATTTATCAAGATTGAGAATCAAGGGCAGATTCATGTAGGGGTGGACAAGTGCCCCACGGAATCAAAGTTTAGCtgttttttaattaaaattttaagataTAAATATGTGTATTTTATAAAGTGCCCTCACTAAAAGAGGTGAAGTGTCCCtatttatatttagttttattTACAGTTATATGATCTAAATTGGAGATTAAATGGTTAAAATACTAAATTTTAGCACACAAATATCAAATTCGAAAAGTCTAGTGAAAATgacattttttttaaatttggaCGGGTGACTAGTGACATAATCACTTAAGTAAATGGTGTCCCCGAAGAAGTTGGGCTCTGGATCCTTAATTTCAACAAACGCTACTGTCAAGTACCTGAATTTCATCCTTTTCATCTGCTTGACTAATAGTAACTCAATAGGGTAGATTTCCCTGGAGACTTACTATGCACTTAAGAAGAATTGCATTGTAGCGATTATGGTGAAAGGACAGTGCTCTATTTTATAGGGACACCATACACATGCTTCAAGTTACTATAGACCACACAATCTTCAGTCCAGTTACTCTGCTGTCATGGTCCCTCTTCTTCTATATTGCTACAAAGACTtgtaattataattataattacaTTCTATATCTTTTATGGCCCCTCTGagatttctcttctttttatggACTTAATATTCGATTACGATCACTTTCAGGTGTACCTAAATTCAACAACAATATGTTAGACATTGCTCTTCAGTTATCTATTTTTTTGCATTTCTAATCATGCTCATATTATTTTACCACACAAAACACGACACTCTTTCAGTGTTGAGGGCATCTTTAGCTAAAGAGAAGTGACAGGTTGCTAAAGCCTCTTTGTAGGGACACCAAACACATGcttttatttctgtaattctgtGCACAATAGACCTTACAAATCATAAATAAGTATTGTTCTTGTTGTAGTTACTTCGATTACCTTCAGATCATAAAGCTTAATAAAGAAGAATGGTTGATGCAATCGTATCTCTTGCAATTGAAAAGCTTGGTGCATTTATTGCACAAGAAGTTAACATTCTACTAGAAGTGAAAGATAATTTAAGGTGGCTCAAAGATGAATTGCGATACCTCCATTCTTCCGTAAGATCTGCAGAATCGAGACTCGAAGAGGAGCAAATTCGCAACTGGGTGGAGGACGTCAGAGATGTCGCCAATGATGCGATAAAAATCCTGAGCGATTTCAGTGCTCACCAAGAAGAATATGCAGCTCCGAAACAAGGTATCTGGGATCGTGTTCGGGCCTGTTTTTGCTTGATCAAAGAAGAAGCTACACTTTATGATATCGGCAAGGAGATAGATTCAATCAAGAAAAGGATTGAAGTGATCAAGAATAGGCGAAATGAGTACCGTATTGACAACATCTTAGCCACACCAAACAAGCAGCAGAAAGAGAGAACATTGTTGAGAATAACCGCCATTAATAACCAGGTGGAAGTGGTTGGTTTCGAGGATGATTTTAAGACTTTGATGGGGGAGCTTAATAGCGAGGACCTCTCCCTCAAAGTCATTTCAATTCACGGAATGGGGGGCTTGGGCAAGACTTCACTTGCCACAAAGTTGTACAACTCTAGCGAGTTGAGAAATTTTGATACTCGTGCTAAGGTTTGTGTGTCCAACGAATATAACATAAAAGATGTTTTGAAGAGAATAGTGACGTCTTTTATGGGAGCTGAGTACGAACAAAAGTTGTCAACCATGGACGAGTACCATTTGCTGCAGCACCTGCCAGAGTTACTTCAAAGTCGAGGCCGATATTTGGTTTTGATTGATGATATATGGGACATAAAGGTTTGGGACCAGATTAAAATTGCATTTCCAAACCAGAAAAACGGTAGTAGAATCATCATAACCACCCGCAACAAAACAGTTGCAGAGACGGTTGACGACAAAAGTTTTGTCCATCAACTCCGTTTTCTAACGGAAGATGAGAGCTGGGAATTGTTCTGTAAGAGAGCAAAACCAACAACCCAAAATATGGAGAAATTAGGAAAGGAGATGGTTGGTAAATGTCGAGGTTTGCCACTTGCAATTGTGGTACTGAGCGGCCTGTTATTACACTATATGAGCTATGATTATTGGTCAAAGGTGAAGGAGCATATATGGAGACACTTGAAGGATGGTGGATCTTTCCAGATTGAAGAAATACTGAGTTTGAGTTATAATGACTTGTCTCCCCAAATGAAAGACTGTTTTCTCTACCTTGCAAGGTACCCGGAAGACCATGTGATTGATCCAGACGAGTTGAAGCGTCTATGGATTGCAGAGGAATTCATATCAGAAGCCGAAGAAGGTGAAGGAGTAATCATGGAGGACATGGCTGAAAACTGTTTGAATGAGCTGATTAACCGTAATTTGCTTCAGGTTAATAAATTGCGATGGAGCGGACAAGTTGAGAGTTGCCGGGTCCATGATCTTGTCCGTGATCTTGCCATAAAAAAAGCAAAGGAGCACAAGTTGTTGGTCGTTTTGGACTCAGGTAAACACCATCCAGAACTCATTCATTTGTTGGAAGGACAACCTCGTCATGCCATTTACAATGAAATAGGTGAGTACTTGAAACTAGTTGAGCATAGATTTGATGCTTTACGTCTGCGTTCATTGACACTAGTAAGGTA
This window contains:
- the LOC141671843 gene encoding putative disease resistance RPP13-like protein 3: MVDAIVSLAIEKLGAFIAQEVNILLEVKDNLRWLKDELRYLHSSVRSAESRLEEEQIRNWVEDVRDVANDAIKILSDFSAHQEEYAAPKQGIWDRVRACFCLIKEEATLYDIGKEIDSIKKRIEVIKNRRNEYRIDNILATPNKQQKERTLLRITAINNQVEVVGFEDDFKTLMGELNSEDLSLKVISIHGMGGLGKTSLATKLYNSSELRNFDTRAKVCVSNEYNIKDVLKRIVTSFMGAEYEQKLSTMDEYHLLQHLPELLQSRGRYLVLIDDIWDIKVWDQIKIAFPNQKNGSRIIITTRNKTVAETVDDKSFVHQLRFLTEDESWELFCKRAKPTTQNMEKLGKEMVGKCRGLPLAIVVLSGLLLHYMSYDYWSKVKEHIWRHLKDGGSFQIEEILSLSYNDLSPQMKDCFLYLARYPEDHVIDPDELKRLWIAEEFISEAEEGEGVIMEDMAENCLNELINRNLLQVNKLRWSGQVESCRVHDLVRDLAIKKAKEHKLLVVLDSGKHHPELIHLLEGQPRHAIYNEIGEYLKLVEHRFDALRLRSLTLVRYFGAKLELKEMKLVCSKFKNLKILDMDRVHLKKIPEEIGDLVHLRYLGLMGPELYSPITIEIPASIGKLKKLQTLHGRRNTDYTVPKEICELHELRHLHIRISGSLNIGTHQTKLQTLDRIEYKEWMKIDTVNLTNLHTLSICDKDDEEEEEYSYTLESVANLTSLQTLALWINVEIPTLKPLSSCNRLKSVSLLNTLKDPSELRHLPDSITDLSLIGSELTEDPMPTLGSLLNLTALELGPYVYMGNKMVCSENGFPSLQILRLKELEELEELEVGDGAFPSLKQFQRVGCLKLKNIPVQLAERVCPWVELDDLTFNLNFI